One window of Kosakonia cowanii JCM 10956 = DSM 18146 genomic DNA carries:
- a CDS encoding rhodanese-related sulfurtransferase encodes MPVLHNRISNDELKARMLAETEPRVTVSFYKYFTIVNPQATRDALYQTLSQLSVFGRIYLAHEGINAQISVPQSKFEAFREALYTFDPALDGLRLNIAIDDDGKSFWVLRMKVRDRIVADGIEDETFDASDVGDYLKAAEVNAMLDDPDAVFIDMRNHYEYEVGHFDGAMEIPADTFREQLPKAVEMMQEHKDKKIVMYCTGGIRCEKASAWMKHNGFNKVWHIEGGIIEYARRAREQGLPVRFIGKNFVFDERMGERISDDVIAHCHQCGTPCDAHTNCLNDGCHLLFIQCPSCAEKFDGCCSELCKEERALPEEEQRKRRAGRENGNKIFNKSRGRLNTKLGIPDPE; translated from the coding sequence ATGCCAGTGTTACACAACCGCATCTCCAATGATGAACTGAAAGCCCGCATGCTCGCTGAAACCGAGCCGCGCGTCACCGTCTCGTTTTACAAATACTTCACCATTGTGAACCCGCAGGCGACGCGCGATGCGCTCTACCAGACCCTGTCGCAGCTGAGCGTCTTTGGGCGCATTTACCTCGCCCATGAAGGGATCAATGCACAGATCAGCGTGCCGCAGAGCAAATTCGAGGCGTTTCGCGAAGCACTCTATACCTTCGATCCGGCGCTGGATGGGCTGCGTCTGAATATCGCCATTGATGATGACGGTAAATCCTTCTGGGTGCTGCGCATGAAGGTGCGCGACCGCATCGTGGCGGATGGCATTGAGGATGAGACTTTTGATGCCAGCGACGTTGGGGATTACCTGAAAGCGGCGGAAGTGAACGCCATGCTCGACGATCCTGACGCGGTGTTTATCGATATGCGCAACCACTACGAATATGAAGTGGGCCACTTCGACGGTGCGATGGAAATTCCGGCCGACACCTTCCGCGAGCAGTTGCCGAAAGCGGTTGAGATGATGCAGGAACACAAAGATAAAAAGATTGTCATGTACTGCACCGGCGGGATTCGCTGTGAGAAAGCGAGTGCCTGGATGAAGCATAATGGCTTCAACAAAGTGTGGCATATCGAAGGCGGCATTATCGAGTACGCCCGCCGCGCCCGCGAGCAGGGTCTGCCGGTGCGCTTTATCGGCAAAAACTTTGTCTTCGACGAGCGTATGGGCGAGCGCATCTCCGACGATGTGATTGCGCACTGCCACCAGTGCGGCACGCCGTGCGATGCCCACACCAACTGCCTGAACGATGGCTGTCACCTGCTGTTTATTCAGTGCCCGAGTTGTGCTGAGAAGTTCGACGGTTGCTGCAGCGAGTTGTGCAAAGAGGAGCGCGCGCTGCCGGAAGAGGAGCAGCGTAAACGCCGCGCCGGACGCGAGAATGGCAATAAGATCTTCAATAAATCGCGTGGTCGCCTGAATACCAAACTGGGCATTCCGGACCCGGAATAA
- a CDS encoding YceI family protein encodes MKKILPGLALASLLFTTGSAVAADYKIDKEGQHAFVNFRIQHLGYSWLYGTFKDFDGSFTFDEANPAADKVNVTINTNSVDTNHAERDKHLRSAEFLNVAKFPKATFTSTSVKKDGDELDITGNLTLNGVTKPVELEAKLLGQGNDPWGGVRAGFEASGKIKLKDFNITTDLGPASQDVELIISVEGVRQK; translated from the coding sequence ATGAAGAAGATCCTGCCGGGACTCGCTCTCGCCTCGCTGCTGTTCACCACCGGTTCTGCTGTAGCGGCAGACTACAAGATCGATAAAGAGGGCCAGCACGCCTTCGTTAACTTCCGTATCCAGCACCTCGGTTACAGCTGGTTATACGGTACGTTTAAGGACTTCGACGGTAGTTTTACCTTTGATGAGGCCAACCCGGCTGCCGACAAGGTGAATGTCACCATCAATACCAACAGTGTCGACACCAACCACGCCGAGCGTGATAAACACCTGCGCAGCGCAGAGTTCCTCAACGTGGCGAAGTTCCCGAAAGCGACCTTCACCTCAACGTCAGTGAAAAAGGATGGTGATGAGCTGGATATTACCGGCAACCTGACCCTGAACGGCGTCACCAAACCGGTTGAGCTGGAAGCGAAACTGCTGGGCCAGGGTAATGACCCGTGGGGCGGCGTGCGCGCAGGCTTTGAAGCCTCCGGCAAGATCAAGCTGAAAGATTTTAACATCACCACCGATCTTGGCCCGGCATCTCAGGATGTTGAACTGATTATTTCGGTTGAAGGTGTGCGCCAGAAGTAA
- a CDS encoding cytochrome b, translating into MQFRNSPARYGFISVTLHWLVAIVVYGMFALGLWMVTLSYYDGWYHQAPEIHKSIGILLMFGLVIRLLWRFISPPPPPLKSYSTATRIAAVVAHIVLYLLLFGIVFSGYLISTADGKPINVFGLFEIPATLADAGSQADLAGTIHLWLAWSVVVLSVLHGLAAFKHHFIDKDATLKRMLGKSSPDSGA; encoded by the coding sequence ATGCAATTTCGCAACTCTCCGGCGCGCTACGGTTTTATTTCCGTGACGCTTCACTGGCTGGTCGCCATCGTGGTGTATGGCATGTTCGCCTTAGGGTTATGGATGGTCACGCTCAGCTATTATGATGGCTGGTATCATCAGGCACCCGAAATCCATAAAAGTATCGGCATTCTGCTGATGTTTGGCCTGGTGATCCGCCTGCTGTGGCGCTTTATCTCCCCGCCACCACCGCCGTTGAAAAGCTACTCCACCGCCACGCGCATCGCCGCGGTTGTTGCCCATATCGTTCTCTACCTGCTGCTGTTTGGCATCGTCTTTAGCGGCTATCTCATCTCCACCGCCGATGGTAAACCGATTAACGTCTTTGGCCTGTTTGAGATCCCTGCCACGCTTGCCGATGCCGGCTCGCAGGCGGACCTCGCCGGAACTATTCACCTGTGGCTGGCCTGGAGCGTAGTGGTTCTCTCCGTGCTGCACGGCCTTGCTGCCTTTAAACACCATTTCATTGATAAAGACGCCACTCTCAAGCGGATGCTGGGAAAATCGTCACCTGACTCTGGAGCATAA
- the solA gene encoding N-methyl-L-tryptophan oxidase, producing the protein MTYDLIIIGSGSVGAAAGYYATRAGLKVLMTDAHMPPHNEGSHHGNTRLIRHAYGEGEKYVPLVLRAQQLWDELNTLTGEAVFERTGVVNFGPADSAFLANVAASAAQWKLALEKLDAASLMARWPEIRVPDDYIALYEADSGVLHSELAIKSWVQLAEQAGCAQLFNCPVTALHHHQDGVTIDTPEGSFSGKKALVSAGTWAKTLLPTLPIQPVRKVFAWFQADGRYSVKNNFPAFTGEMPNGEHYYGFPADENELKIGRHNGGQVINAADERTPFGAEAGDGSECFSFLRQHLPGIGGCLYGASCTYDNSPDEDFIIDTLPDAPNTLVVTGLSGHGFKFAPVLGEIASAFAQQKTLDFDLQPFSLARFTR; encoded by the coding sequence ATGACATACGACCTGATTATTATCGGCAGCGGATCCGTCGGCGCAGCAGCGGGCTACTACGCCACGCGCGCCGGGCTAAAGGTGCTGATGACCGATGCGCATATGCCGCCGCACAATGAAGGCAGCCATCACGGCAATACGCGCCTGATCCGCCACGCCTATGGCGAAGGTGAGAAATATGTTCCGCTGGTGCTGCGTGCCCAGCAGTTATGGGATGAACTGAACACGCTCACCGGTGAAGCTGTGTTTGAGCGTACCGGCGTCGTCAATTTTGGCCCGGCGGATTCCGCCTTCCTCGCCAACGTCGCCGCCAGCGCCGCGCAGTGGAAGCTGGCGCTGGAAAAACTCGATGCCGCCTCGCTGATGGCGCGCTGGCCAGAAATTCGCGTCCCTGATGATTACATTGCGCTCTATGAAGCCGACTCCGGCGTACTACACAGCGAGCTGGCGATCAAAAGCTGGGTCCAGCTGGCTGAACAGGCAGGCTGCGCGCAGCTCTTCAATTGCCCGGTTACCGCCCTGCACCATCATCAGGATGGCGTCACCATTGATACCCCGGAAGGGAGCTTCTCCGGCAAAAAAGCGCTGGTGAGCGCTGGCACCTGGGCGAAAACGCTGCTGCCAACCCTGCCGATTCAGCCGGTGCGCAAAGTGTTTGCCTGGTTCCAGGCCGATGGCCGTTACAGCGTGAAAAATAACTTCCCGGCCTTTACTGGCGAGATGCCGAACGGCGAGCACTACTACGGCTTCCCGGCGGATGAGAATGAGTTAAAGATCGGCCGCCACAACGGCGGACAGGTGATTAACGCGGCCGACGAGCGTACGCCGTTTGGCGCAGAAGCAGGCGACGGCTCGGAGTGCTTCTCCTTTTTACGCCAGCATCTGCCGGGTATTGGCGGCTGCCTGTATGGTGCGTCATGCACCTATGACAACTCGCCCGATGAAGATTTTATTATCGATACCCTGCCAGACGCGCCGAACACGCTGGTGGTAACCGGCCTGAGCGGTCACGGCTTTAAATTTGCCCCGGTGCTCGGCGAAATTGCCAGCGCCTTCGCGCAGCAGAAAACGCTGGATTTCGATTTACAGCCCTTCTCCCTCGCCCGTTTTACGCGTTGA
- the bssS gene encoding biofilm formation regulator BssS has protein sequence MVKNNEVIQTHPLVGWDISTVDSYDALMLRLHYQTPNRAAQEGTEIGQTLWLTTDVARQFISILEAGIAKIESGDYEKDEYKRH, from the coding sequence ATGGTAAAGAATAATGAAGTCATCCAGACCCATCCACTGGTCGGATGGGACATCAGCACCGTAGACAGCTATGACGCACTGATGCTTCGGTTGCACTACCAGACCCCGAACAGAGCCGCTCAGGAAGGGACTGAAATCGGTCAGACGTTATGGTTAACAACCGATGTTGCCCGCCAGTTTATTTCGATTCTGGAAGCGGGCATTGCCAAGATTGAATCAGGCGATTACGAAAAAGACGAGTATAAAAGGCATTAA
- the dinI gene encoding DNA damage-inducible protein I: MRIEVTIARTTSLPAGAIDALAGELSRRLNDHYPDRENKISVRYASANNLSVLGGAKEDKDRVSEILQETWESADDWFITD, encoded by the coding sequence ATGCGCATTGAAGTGACGATTGCCAGAACCACATCTTTACCCGCAGGCGCTATCGATGCGCTGGCAGGTGAGTTATCCCGCCGTCTGAATGACCACTATCCCGATCGCGAAAATAAAATTTCTGTCCGTTATGCGTCGGCAAATAATCTCTCCGTCCTCGGCGGCGCAAAAGAAGATAAAGACCGCGTTAGCGAAATCCTGCAAGAGACCTGGGAAAGCGCTGACGATTGGTTTATCACCGATTAA
- the pyrC gene encoding dihydroorotase: protein MTQPQVLKIRRPDDWHLHLRDGDMLKTVVPWTSETYARAIVMPNLAPPVTTVEAAIAYRQRILHAVPAGQHFEPLMTCYLTDSLDPDEIERGFAEKVFTAAKLYPANATTNSSHGVTSIDAIMPVLERMEKLGMPLLVHGEVTHAEIDIFDREARFIETVMEPLRKRLPGLKVVFEHITTKDAADYVRDGNERLAATITPQHLLFNRNHMLVGGVRPHLYCLPILKRNIHQQALRELVASGFDRVFLGTDSAPHARHRKEASCGCAGCFNAPTALASYATVFEEMNALQHFEAFCSLNGPRFYGLPVNEAFIELVREECVVPESIALADDTLVPFLAGETVRWQVKR, encoded by the coding sequence ATGACACAACCTCAGGTTTTGAAAATACGCCGTCCTGACGACTGGCATCTCCATCTGCGCGACGGCGATATGCTGAAAACCGTGGTGCCGTGGACCAGCGAAACCTACGCCCGCGCCATTGTGATGCCGAATCTGGCTCCCCCTGTAACTACCGTTGAGGCGGCTATCGCCTATCGTCAGCGTATCCTTCACGCGGTGCCTGCCGGTCAGCACTTCGAACCGCTGATGACCTGCTACCTGACCGACAGCCTGGATCCTGATGAGATCGAACGCGGCTTTGCGGAAAAGGTGTTTACGGCGGCAAAGCTCTACCCGGCAAACGCCACCACCAACTCCAGCCACGGCGTCACCAGTATTGATGCCATCATGCCGGTGCTTGAGCGTATGGAGAAGCTCGGCATGCCGCTGCTGGTGCATGGCGAAGTGACCCACGCCGAGATCGATATTTTCGATCGTGAAGCACGCTTTATTGAGACAGTGATGGAGCCGCTGCGCAAGCGGCTGCCGGGCCTGAAGGTGGTATTCGAGCATATCACCACCAAAGATGCCGCCGACTATGTGCGCGACGGCAATGAGCGGCTGGCCGCCACCATCACCCCGCAGCATTTGCTGTTTAACCGCAACCATATGCTGGTGGGCGGCGTACGCCCGCACCTCTACTGCTTACCGATCTTAAAGCGTAATATCCACCAGCAGGCGCTGCGTGAGCTGGTCGCCAGCGGGTTTGATCGCGTCTTCCTCGGCACCGACTCGGCTCCGCATGCCCGCCATCGCAAAGAGGCGAGCTGCGGCTGTGCAGGCTGTTTCAATGCGCCAACGGCGCTGGCAAGCTACGCCACGGTGTTTGAAGAGATGAATGCGCTGCAGCACTTCGAAGCCTTCTGCTCCCTCAACGGGCCGCGCTTCTATGGCCTGCCGGTGAATGAAGCGTTTATTGAACTGGTGCGGGAAGAGTGCGTGGTGCCGGAGTCGATTGCGCTGGCTGACGATACGCTGGTGCCGTTCCTCGCCGGTGAAACCGTGCGCTGGCAGGTGAAGCGCTAA
- a CDS encoding lipoprotein, with the protein MKKMILAAALMLSGVLVGCNQLTQYTISEQEINQALEKRNNFAKDIGVPGVADAHIVLSNLASAIGREEPNKITLTGDANLDMTSLFGNQKAVIKLKLKALPTFDKDQGAIYLHEMEVVDATVTPEKMQTVLQTVMPYLNQSLRNYFNQRPAYVLKEDSTKGEALAKKYAKGIEVKPGEIVIPLTD; encoded by the coding sequence ATGAAGAAGATGATTTTGGCCGCAGCACTCATGCTGAGCGGCGTGCTGGTGGGTTGCAATCAGCTGACCCAATACACAATCAGCGAACAGGAGATTAACCAGGCCCTGGAGAAACGGAATAACTTTGCCAAAGATATTGGCGTGCCGGGTGTGGCTGATGCGCATATTGTTCTCAGCAATCTTGCCAGCGCGATTGGCCGCGAAGAGCCAAACAAAATCACCTTAACGGGCGATGCCAATCTGGATATGACCTCGCTGTTCGGCAATCAAAAAGCGGTGATCAAGCTGAAGCTGAAAGCGCTGCCGACCTTTGATAAAGATCAGGGCGCAATCTACCTGCATGAGATGGAAGTGGTGGACGCGACGGTAACACCGGAAAAGATGCAGACCGTGCTGCAAACCGTGATGCCTTACCTGAACCAGTCTCTGCGCAACTACTTTAACCAGCGCCCGGCCTATGTGCTGAAAGAAGACAGTACCAAAGGCGAAGCGCTGGCGAAGAAATATGCTAAAGGCATTGAGGTGAAGCCGGGCGAGATTGTCATCCCGCTTACCGACTGA
- the grxB gene encoding glutaredoxin 2 — translation MKLYIYDHCPFCVKARMIFGLKNLPVELHVLQSDDEATPTRMIGQKMAPILQKDDSRYLPESLDIVHYVDKLDGQPLLTGSRNPKIEEWLRKVNGYVNKLLIPRFAQAPFDEFSTPQARAYFTAKKEAAIGDFADHLSHSAGLVKNISDDLRALEKHIVQPNAVNGELSEDDIHLFPLLRNLTIVSGITWPTRVADYRDNMAKQTQVNLLSSMAI, via the coding sequence GTGAAACTCTACATTTACGATCACTGCCCTTTCTGTGTAAAAGCCCGCATGATTTTCGGCCTTAAGAATCTCCCGGTTGAACTCCATGTCCTGCAAAGCGATGACGAAGCGACGCCGACCCGCATGATTGGTCAGAAGATGGCGCCGATCCTGCAAAAAGATGACAGCCGCTACCTGCCCGAAAGCCTCGATATTGTTCACTACGTTGATAAGCTCGACGGTCAACCGTTGCTGACCGGCTCGCGCAATCCGAAGATCGAGGAGTGGCTGCGTAAGGTGAATGGCTACGTTAATAAGCTGCTGATCCCGCGCTTCGCGCAGGCCCCCTTTGACGAATTTTCCACCCCGCAGGCACGCGCCTACTTCACCGCCAAAAAAGAGGCGGCGATTGGCGATTTTGCCGATCACCTCTCCCACTCTGCCGGGCTGGTGAAGAACATCAGCGACGATCTGCGCGCGCTGGAGAAGCACATCGTGCAGCCGAATGCCGTCAACGGCGAACTGTCGGAAGATGATATTCATCTCTTCCCGCTGCTGCGTAACCTGACGATTGTCAGCGGCATTACCTGGCCGACCCGCGTCGCCGATTACCGTGACAACATGGCGAAACAGACCCAGGTTAACCTTCTCTCTTCCATGGCTATCTAA
- the mdtH gene encoding multidrug efflux MFS transporter MdtH — protein sequence MARISQARSLGKYFLLVDNFLVVLGFFVVFPLISIRFVDQLGWAALMVGIALGLRQFIQQGLGMFGGAIADRFGAKPLIVTGMLMRAAGFAAMGMAHEPWVLWLSCILSGLGGTLFDPPRSALVVKLVRPRQRGRFFSLLMMQDSAGAVIGALLGSWLLQYDFRLVCAAGALMFILCAGFNAWLLPAWKLSTVKTPVREGLARVLRDKKFVTYVLTLSGYYMLAVQVMLMLPIMVNDVAGSPTPVKWMYAIEACLSLTLLYPIARWSEKRFRLEQRLMFGLVVMSFSLFPMGMVGSLQQLFTLICTFYIGSIIAEPARETLSAQLADARARGSYMGFSRLGLAFGGALGYAGGGWLFDAGKAFRQPELPWMMLGVIGLITSLALLWQFAPRRVQPPMLEPGA from the coding sequence ATGGCGCGCATCTCGCAGGCAAGGAGCCTGGGTAAATATTTCCTGCTGGTCGATAATTTTTTGGTGGTGCTCGGTTTTTTTGTTGTCTTCCCCCTGATTTCCATTCGTTTTGTTGATCAACTTGGCTGGGCCGCGCTGATGGTCGGGATCGCGCTCGGCCTGCGTCAGTTTATTCAGCAGGGGCTAGGCATGTTTGGCGGCGCGATCGCCGACCGCTTTGGCGCAAAACCGCTGATTGTCACCGGCATGCTGATGCGCGCAGCGGGATTCGCGGCGATGGGGATGGCGCATGAGCCGTGGGTGCTATGGCTCTCCTGTATCCTTTCCGGTCTTGGCGGCACGCTGTTCGACCCGCCGCGTTCGGCGCTGGTGGTCAAACTGGTGCGTCCGCGCCAGCGCGGTCGCTTCTTCTCGCTACTGATGATGCAGGATAGCGCCGGGGCGGTTATCGGCGCGCTGCTCGGCAGCTGGCTGCTGCAATATGATTTCCGTCTGGTGTGCGCCGCCGGGGCGCTGATGTTTATCCTCTGCGCCGGCTTTAACGCCTGGCTGCTGCCGGCGTGGAAGCTCTCGACGGTGAAAACGCCGGTGCGCGAAGGCTTAGCGCGCGTGCTGCGTGACAAGAAGTTCGTCACCTATGTGTTAACGCTCAGCGGTTACTACATGCTGGCGGTACAGGTGATGCTGATGCTGCCGATTATGGTCAACGACGTTGCCGGATCGCCGACGCCAGTTAAATGGATGTACGCCATTGAGGCCTGTCTCTCGCTGACGCTGCTCTACCCGATTGCTCGCTGGAGCGAAAAACGCTTTCGCCTTGAGCAGCGCCTGATGTTCGGCCTGGTGGTGATGTCATTCAGCCTCTTTCCGATGGGCATGGTCGGCTCCCTGCAACAGCTTTTTACACTTATCTGCACCTTCTATATCGGCTCGATTATCGCCGAACCGGCGCGGGAAACCCTGAGCGCGCAGCTGGCCGATGCGCGGGCGCGCGGCAGTTATATGGGCTTTAGCCGTTTAGGTCTGGCCTTTGGCGGCGCGCTTGGCTATGCCGGCGGCGGCTGGCTGTTTGACGCCGGGAAAGCCTTTCGCCAGCCGGAGCTGCCGTGGATGATGCTCGGCGTGATTGGGCTTATCACCTCCCTTGCGCTGCTGTGGCAGTTTGCCCCCCGCCGCGTTCAGCCGCCGATGCTCGAACCCGGCGCCTGA
- the rimJ gene encoding ribosomal protein S5-alanine N-acetyltransferase encodes MFGYRSNVPKVRLVTDRLVVRLVHERDAWRLADYYAENRQFLKPWEPVRDESHCYPSGWQARLGMINEFHKQGSAFYFALLDPEEKEIVGVANFSNVVRGSFHACYLGYSIGQKWQGQGLMFEALTSAIRYMQRTQHMHRIMANYMPHNKRSGDLLARLGFEKEGYAKSYLLIDGQWRDHVLTALTAQEWTPGR; translated from the coding sequence ATGTTTGGCTATCGCAGTAATGTGCCGAAAGTACGCTTGGTAACGGACAGATTAGTGGTGCGCCTGGTTCACGAGCGCGATGCGTGGCGGCTTGCGGATTATTACGCGGAAAATCGCCAGTTTTTAAAGCCCTGGGAGCCTGTCCGCGATGAGAGCCACTGTTACCCTTCTGGCTGGCAGGCGCGTCTGGGGATGATCAATGAGTTTCATAAACAGGGCTCCGCTTTTTACTTCGCCCTGCTCGATCCCGAAGAGAAAGAGATCGTCGGCGTCGCCAACTTTTCCAACGTGGTGCGCGGTTCGTTTCACGCCTGTTATCTCGGCTACTCCATCGGCCAGAAGTGGCAGGGGCAAGGCCTGATGTTTGAAGCCCTGACATCCGCCATTCGCTATATGCAGCGCACGCAACATATGCACCGCATAATGGCCAACTATATGCCGCACAATAAACGCAGCGGCGACTTGCTGGCGCGCCTCGGGTTTGAAAAAGAGGGCTATGCCAAATCCTATTTATTGATTGACGGGCAGTGGCGCGACCACGTCCTCACCGCATTAACCGCCCAGGAGTGGACTCCGGGACGCTAA
- a CDS encoding YceH family protein codes for MKYQLTAIEARVIGCLLEKQVTTPEQYPLSINGVVTACNQKTNREPVMNLSEQEVQQVLDELVKRHYLRTVSGFGNRVTKYEQRFCNSEFGDLKLSPAEVALIATLLLRGPQTPGELRGRAERMHRFSDMAEVENALEQLANREDGPYVVRLPREPGKRESRYMHLFSGDMQTLINVVEAVAPSEQTLEARVEALESEVVELKQRLDSLLAHLGD; via the coding sequence ATGAAGTATCAACTCACCGCCATCGAGGCGCGGGTTATCGGCTGCCTGCTGGAGAAGCAGGTCACCACGCCGGAGCAGTATCCGCTTTCCATCAACGGCGTGGTGACGGCCTGTAATCAGAAAACCAACCGCGAGCCGGTGATGAACCTGAGCGAGCAGGAGGTGCAACAGGTGCTTGATGAGCTGGTGAAGCGCCACTACCTGCGCACCGTCAGCGGTTTTGGCAACCGGGTGACCAAATATGAGCAGCGCTTCTGCAACTCTGAATTTGGCGATCTGAAGTTAAGCCCGGCAGAGGTGGCGCTTATCGCCACGCTGTTGCTGCGCGGGCCGCAAACGCCGGGTGAACTGCGTGGCCGTGCGGAACGCATGCACCGTTTTTCTGATATGGCCGAGGTGGAAAACGCCCTTGAGCAACTGGCAAACCGTGAAGATGGCCCCTATGTGGTGCGCCTGCCGCGCGAGCCGGGCAAGCGCGAAAGCCGCTATATGCACCTCTTCAGTGGCGATATGCAGACGCTGATCAATGTGGTCGAAGCCGTTGCGCCCTCCGAGCAGACCCTTGAGGCGCGCGTCGAGGCGCTGGAGAGTGAGGTCGTGGAACTGAAGCAGCGTCTCGATTCGCTGCTGGCACATTTAGGGGATTAA
- a CDS encoding Gfo/Idh/MocA family protein: protein MATLRIGVVGLGGIAQKAWLPVLGAATEWTLAAAWSPTRDKALRVCETWRIPYADSLASLAAQCDAVFVHTSTASHYAVVSELLNLGVHVCVDKPLAENLKDAERLVELAARKKLTLMVGFNRRFSPLYRELKQQMPQAASLRMDKHRADSVGPHDLRFTLLDDYLHVVDTALWLAGGRVQIQSGTLQTTDDGAMLYAEHHFSADTLHITTSMHRRAGSQREWVQAVTDGGLVDITDMREWREERGQGVIARPIPGWQSVLEQRGFAGCARHFIECVQNQMVPETAGEQAILAQRVVEKLWREAMSE, encoded by the coding sequence GTGGCGACATTACGGATTGGTGTAGTAGGGCTGGGCGGTATCGCGCAGAAAGCCTGGTTGCCGGTGCTGGGCGCGGCAACGGAGTGGACGCTGGCGGCGGCCTGGTCGCCAACGCGGGATAAAGCCCTGCGAGTGTGTGAAACCTGGCGCATCCCTTATGCAGATTCGCTGGCGTCGCTGGCGGCGCAGTGCGATGCGGTTTTCGTGCACACCTCAACCGCCTCGCACTATGCGGTGGTGAGCGAGCTGCTCAACCTTGGCGTGCACGTCTGCGTTGATAAACCGCTGGCGGAAAACCTGAAAGATGCCGAGCGCTTAGTCGAGCTGGCGGCGCGCAAAAAGCTGACGCTGATGGTTGGCTTTAACCGCCGCTTCTCGCCGCTCTACCGCGAGTTGAAACAGCAGATGCCGCAGGCGGCGTCGCTGCGTATGGATAAGCACCGCGCCGACAGCGTCGGGCCGCACGACCTGCGCTTTACGCTGCTTGATGACTACCTCCATGTGGTCGACACCGCGCTATGGCTGGCGGGCGGTCGTGTGCAGATCCAGAGCGGCACGCTGCAAACCACCGACGACGGCGCAATGCTCTATGCTGAGCACCACTTCAGCGCCGACACGCTGCACATCACTACCAGTATGCACCGGCGGGCGGGCAGCCAGCGCGAGTGGGTGCAGGCGGTGACCGATGGTGGGCTGGTGGATATTACTGATATGCGCGAGTGGCGCGAAGAGCGCGGGCAGGGGGTTATCGCGCGCCCAATCCCCGGCTGGCAGAGCGTGCTGGAGCAGCGCGGTTTTGCCGGTTGCGCGCGCCACTTTATCGAGTGTGTGCAAAATCAGATGGTTCCGGAAACGGCGGGCGAGCAGGCGATCCTTGCGCAGCGCGTGGTGGAGAAGCTCTGGCGCGAGGCGATGAGTGAATAA